The genome window TCAGTTGCCTTTGACAATAAATCCAAAGGATTTGACCAGAACAATAATACCGCCGGAGTAACGCTCTATAACAACACGGCATTCAGAAACGGTGCAAGAAATTTTTCTTTTCCGGCGAATCCGGCCTCCGGACAGCACATTCTGAAGAATAATATTGCTTATACCGGTTCAAATATCCTATCCTCAACAACGCTGCTTGAAGCGAACAGCTGGCAGGGCTTTACCGTCCGCGATACCGATTTTGTAAGTCTGGATACCAGCTTTGTTCTTTCACCGCGCGGTTCAGACAGTTCCCTACCGTATATAGAGCTTTTCCGGCTCAGGGAAACCAGCCCCCTTGTTGATGCGGGAGTAAATGTCGGTATGGCGTTTAACGGTACGGCGCCTGATCTCGGAGCATTTGAAACTGGTCCGCTCCTTAACACGGAAGAAGAGATTTTTATGCCGGGAGAATTTACTTTGTATCAGAATTATCCGAATCCGTTTAATCCTTCAACCCGAATACGGTTCAGCAACGGTTCAGCGGGTGACTACCGGCTTGAGATATTTGATCTTGCGGGAAGCCGGATTGCTGAACTTGCAAACGGCAGATTTGAAGCGGGCACACATGAAGTGATATATACCGCTGCCGGGCTCTCAAGCGGGATCTATTACGCGCGCCTGAGCGGATCGGGCAGCAGCAGATTTATCAAACTACTCCTCCTGAAGTAACTAAGGAATTCGCATGAAGAAATACTCTTTCCTTCCCACGATTGCATTACTCATTGCCGCGGCATTTGTTTCCTGCACCGCTGCAACCCTTCAGCCGGATGAGTGGGCTAAAGTTGATGAGATTAAGAAGAATATCATTCCGCCCGTTTTCCCTGAAAAAGATTTCCCGGTTACGGATTTTGGCGCATCGGGTGACGGTAAAACTGACTGCACTGAAGCATTCGCAAAAGCAATAACCGCCTGCTCAGACGCCGGCGGAGGAAGAGTTGTCGTTCCTGCCGGTATATATCTGACCGGAGCCATCCACCTGAAGAGTAATGTCAATCTGCATGTGCAGAAAGGGGCGGTTATACAATTCTCAACGGATCCGCAAAAGTATCTTCCTCTGGTATTCACCCGCTGGGAGGGAGTTGAGTGCATGAACTATTCCCCGCTTATCTATGCGTATGAGCAGGAAAATATTGCAATTACCGGAGAAGGGCTGCTTGACGGGCAGGGTGCCAATGAAAACTGGTGGAGCTGGAAAGGCAATAAAGTTGACGGCTGGAAAGAAGGAATGCCGCGCCAGAAAGAGGGGAGAGATAAATTATTTTCCATGGCTGAAAACAATATCCCTCCTGAAGAAAGAATCATGGGTGAGGGATATTATCTCCGTCCGAGTTTTGTTCAGCCGTATAAATGTAAAAACATTCTTATAGAAGGCGTTACCTTTAAGAACTCACCAATGTGGTTCCTGAATCCGGTTCTGAGCAGCAATATCACCATTCGCGGGCTCCGGATTGAAGGACTCGGACCGAACAACGACGGATGTAATCCTGAATCCTCCAAAGATGTGCTGATTCAGAACTGTTATTTTGATACAGGAGATGACTGCATTGCAATAAAATCCGGCCGCAATAATGACGGAAGAAGAGTTAATGTGCCGAGTGAAAACATCATTATTGAGGGATGTGAAATGAAAGAGGGACATGGGGGTGTGGTAATTGGCAGTGAAATATCCGGAGGTGTAAGAAATGTGTTCGCGCAAAACTGCCTTATGGACAGCCCCAATCTTGAACGCGCTCTCCGAATAAAAACAAATTCAGTGCGGGGCGGCGTGATTGAAAATATCTATATGCGCAATGTGCAGGTGGGGCAGGTCAGTGACGCGGTCATACTGGTTGACTTTCAGTATGAGGAGGGGGATGCGGGAAATTTTACCCCGACCGTCAGGAATATCTTTGTAAAGAATCTTTCCAGTGAAAAAAGTAAATATGCACTCAGGATGCGGGGATATGAACGTGCTCCGATTACCGGACTTGTGCTGGAAAACTGTGTCTTTGAAAATGCAGAAAAGAAAAACATTATCGAGTTTGTGCAAAATCCCGTTTTCCGCAGGGTTGTGGTTAACGGTGAACTGATGCCGGAAACAAAATAAAAATTTTTTATGAAGCCAACTGACGACCGTAACACAACATCCTTACTCAATGTAAAGGAGAGGTATATGAACACTCTGCCCTATGTTCGTTTCTCACGGATTCTTTTTTTCTTGCTGATGATGCTTTCAGTTACCTCGTTGGCACAGACCAGAAGCAAGATTCAGGGGACAGTTAAGGATGCACAGACGGGTGAGCCGGTTTTCGGAGCGAATGTTATCCTGCTTGATACATATCTGGGAGCTGCAACGGATATTAACGGAAGGTACTTCATTATTAATGTACCTGTTGGTACCTATACGGTTCAGGTCTCAAGTATAGGATATACAAAAAGGGCAGTGGCTAATGTGGTGGTATCGGCAGATAAAGTGAGCACTGTTGATTTTGAAATCTCCTCAGCAGTTCTGCAGAGTGAAGAAGTTGTTGTCACAGCCAAGAAAAACACCCTGAACACTGAAGTTGCAAATACAATAACGGTAATAACGGCAGATCAGCTTGAAAATACAACCGCTATGCGTGAAGTTTCATCATTTCTGGAAAAACAGCCCGGAGTATCGGTAGAGAATGGTTTTCTTCAAATCAGAGGCGGCTCGGCTGATCAGACCGGTACCTTTGTAAACGGCATGGCATATAACAATGCAGCTACCGGGAATGCAGAAACATCAGTTCCTCTCAGTTCCATAGAACAGGTATCATTGCTTTCCGGCGGTTTTAATGCGGAGTATGGCAATTTCAGGTCAGGTCTTATAAATATTACAACGAAATCAGGTTCACGTTCAAAATATCAGGGGACTATCTCGGTCTCACAAAACATTCCGAGGGTTAAGAGATTTGGACCGCTGATGAAGGATCCGCTGAGCCCCGCCCTGCGTCCTTATCTTGACGCAGGGGCCGGATTTTACGGGACAGACCGCGCCTGGAAGGAAAATGACCCTTATATATATCAGCAGCATGACCGGTTTGACGGCTGGATTAATGCAGCCAATGTATTCAATCAGACCAATCCGGCACGCAGGGCTTCGGCAATGGATTATTACTATCTGGCATCATGGATGCACATGGCTCTTCCTGATTATGAAGGCCTTAAACGCCTGCCGGACAGTGTGAAAACCGCAATCGGGTTTTATGAATTGACCGACAAACAAAAACAATTATTCCAGGAGCATGCCTGGGATGAAGAGGGAACCGATTATAACATAGACTTCGGATTTGGCGGACCATTTCCTTTTGCAAGCAGTATGCTTGGTGATCTGACGTTCTATATATCACATAATACTAAAGAGACCGCATACCTGATTCCGACGAGCAGAAAAAGCCAGCAGTCACATGTAACTCTTCTTTCGATGAAATCCAATCCAGACCCTTCATTTACGGTAACAATCAACGGACTGTGGAAACGGCAGAGGGGTGTCAGTCCCATTAAGCCTGCCTTCGGTGATTTCCCCGATGCAACAAGGGAAGGGGGTTTTATGACGGAGGATAACCTGCGGTATTTCTCAAGACTTTCGAATCTGGATGGAGGTGTTAATTACTGGTACACGCCGCCGATGTTTCCTATGCTTGACCAGACAACCATCATGGGCGGATTCGCGCTGAATCATGTAATAAACCCCCGGACATTTTGGGAATTAGGTGCAAGTTATCTTTCCATAAAAGACCATTCACCAACGGGTGATAACCGCAGTCCTCAGGTGTTAACAGCGTTTGGGCCCTTCCCCGTAACTGAAATGCCTTATGGAAAACTGCAGTTCGCGCCTAATAACCGGATAATCTATATATCAGGAGCAGATACCATCAATTATCTGTATCCGAATTATGACGCACTCCCCGGAGTGAGCAGAAGATTCCGTGGTAAAGAAGGAGATCTTTATACCAACGTGCACACTCAGCAGCAGAGGGTGAAGTTTGACATGGTGACGCAGATTGGTGATCATAATTATGTGAAGGGGGGAGTAGAGTACAACCGGTTTGATATTGATCATAAACTCTGGATGAAGTGGAACCGCACAGGTCCCTATAACACCTATGAATTTAATTACCGCAGGATACCAAGCCAGACTGGTATATATTTGCAGGATCAGATTACCTATGAGGGGGTAATCGCAAATGTGGGACTCAGAGCAGACTATTTTTATGGGGGAGGAGGCAAATGGCCGTCAGGTGATCCGTTTGCGTTTGCATTTACTTCCGCGTTTGGCGGTGCACCGCGGGATCCGGGTGCGGCAACGGATTCCTTTTATGCTGCTCTTGCCTCAGGGCGTTCACTCATCTGGGAAAAGTGGGAAGAATATGACCGTCAGAACCCGGGATTTTTACAGCCGGTGAAGAATCATCTTGCACTCAGCCCGCGTCTTGGACTTTCATTTCCCGTGACTGAGAACGCAAAGTTTTATTTTAACTATGGTCATTTCAGATCAAATCCTCCGTATTACTCAATGTTCCTGATCCGTTACCGGTATGACAAAAACGGTATGTATGATATGTCCAATCCGAATCTGGAACCACCAAAAACTGTTTCGTATGAACTTGGAACTACATACAGTTTTCTGAATAGTTATCTGCTAAATCTATCCGGTTATTATAAGGATATAACAGGGCAGAACGGAGATGTGAATTACCGGAATAACACGGGCAGTATTGATTACGATTTCTGGGAAAATAACAATTATCAGGATATTCAGGGTGTTGAGGTAAACATCACAAAAAGCGATAACAGCTGGATCACCGGATGGGTCAATTTCAATTATATGCTAAAGAAATCCGGATATACCGGTCGTCAGCTCATTTCCGATGTGACGCTGAATGATGATCAGGCTGGGCTGTATGCAGGAAATGAAAGCCGTTTCCTGCCTCAGCCCCAGTTTAACGCAAATCTCACTTTTAATCTGCCGGATAATATATATGAAAGCAATCCCGTGCTTAACTATCTTCTTTCACGATGGAGCACAACATTCTTCTTTGAATGGAAGACCGGAGACTATTTCACCTGGAATCCGTTAAACAAGCAGCATCTGAACAGCAATATGCAGTGGCCCGATTATATGATGCTGAATATGAAACTGAGCAAAAGTTTACGGGTTAGCGGCATTGCGGTTTCTTTATACGTTGATGTGAGCAATCTGCTGAATAATAAAGTTAGTCTGCTCAGCCGCGGATATGCATTCCGCAGAAACAATGTTGATGCGGGTAACTTTACGGAGTGGGCGGACACAAAGAACTATCTTGCCTCACTGCGGCTTCCTGAATATGCATCGGCTGAGTTTGATAATCTGCGTGCGCAGAATCCCGGATATTATATCGCGGGGGAAGACAAGGTCGGGGATCTCCGCTCAGAAGCAAAACCTTACATCAATGATCCTGATTACAGTTACTTTATCTATGGCCGTCCGCGGGATATCTGGTTTGGCATGAAGGTGGATTTCTGATGAAAAGGAACAATGAAATTACCGGAAAGACTACAAGAAACAGGACTGCAATGATTTTGACAGAATGTATACGCAAAGTGCAAGTGCTGGTACTTATCGTTTTTTTATTTTCTGCACCGCTGTTATACTCACAGACCCCCGAACTTGCAACTGCACTGATTAAAACCGGACGGCTCTGGGGCGGTATGGTTGCCAACGGTGATCAGGGGACATTTGACTTCAGGGCAGGCTTTTTCCCGAACGACTTTGATATACTGCAATACCGCGGACAGCAGTCGGATAACTATTTCGGAGGAGGATTCAGACTGGCGGCCACTAACTGGCGGGCTCCTGATGACTCACTCTATCCGGCGGCAATATTCGGTCCGAAAAATGATTTTTATCCTGCCGGAAAGGTTACCGTTCCCATTACAAGTTATATACGCTATAAATATCCGGAGCAGACTATAAATGGAAATCCGGTCACCATTCCGATGTTCACCAACTATGATCCTTCTCAGTTTACTACCGGTACTTTTGATCAGATTGTATCGGCGTCAAACAAGAATGTTCTCGGTGTTGAAGTAAAACGAACTGTAAGGGCCTGGAGCCAGACCTATAACGACAATTATGTTATTGTTGAAGTTGAACTCACGAATACCGGAGTTGACTTGCCCGGAGGCGGAGTGCGGCTTGATACCCTTCATAATTTTTACTTTGGGATGTCGCAGGGAATGGCAAACAACTACTATTCATACGGAAGCAATCCTTCTCCCCCGGTGAGTGAACGGCCGAATTACCAGTATGTATGGCAGAATTATTACGGTGCAAGGCCGGGAGATTCACTCCGGGTATTTTATTTTTATAACGCAGATGATCCGGCAA of Ignavibacteriales bacterium contains these proteins:
- a CDS encoding TonB-dependent receptor codes for the protein MNTLPYVRFSRILFFLLMMLSVTSLAQTRSKIQGTVKDAQTGEPVFGANVILLDTYLGAATDINGRYFIINVPVGTYTVQVSSIGYTKRAVANVVVSADKVSTVDFEISSAVLQSEEVVVTAKKNTLNTEVANTITVITADQLENTTAMREVSSFLEKQPGVSVENGFLQIRGGSADQTGTFVNGMAYNNAATGNAETSVPLSSIEQVSLLSGGFNAEYGNFRSGLINITTKSGSRSKYQGTISVSQNIPRVKRFGPLMKDPLSPALRPYLDAGAGFYGTDRAWKENDPYIYQQHDRFDGWINAANVFNQTNPARRASAMDYYYLASWMHMALPDYEGLKRLPDSVKTAIGFYELTDKQKQLFQEHAWDEEGTDYNIDFGFGGPFPFASSMLGDLTFYISHNTKETAYLIPTSRKSQQSHVTLLSMKSNPDPSFTVTINGLWKRQRGVSPIKPAFGDFPDATREGGFMTEDNLRYFSRLSNLDGGVNYWYTPPMFPMLDQTTIMGGFALNHVINPRTFWELGASYLSIKDHSPTGDNRSPQVLTAFGPFPVTEMPYGKLQFAPNNRIIYISGADTINYLYPNYDALPGVSRRFRGKEGDLYTNVHTQQQRVKFDMVTQIGDHNYVKGGVEYNRFDIDHKLWMKWNRTGPYNTYEFNYRRIPSQTGIYLQDQITYEGVIANVGLRADYFYGGGGKWPSGDPFAFAFTSAFGGAPRDPGAATDSFYAALASGRSLIWEKWEEYDRQNPGFLQPVKNHLALSPRLGLSFPVTENAKFYFNYGHFRSNPPYYSMFLIRYRYDKNGMYDMSNPNLEPPKTVSYELGTTYSFLNSYLLNLSGYYKDITGQNGDVNYRNNTGSIDYDFWENNNYQDIQGVEVNITKSDNSWITGWVNFNYMLKKSGYTGRQLISDVTLNDDQAGLYAGNESRFLPQPQFNANLTFNLPDNIYESNPVLNYLLSRWSTTFFFEWKTGDYFTWNPLNKQHLNSNMQWPDYMMLNMKLSKSLRVSGIAVSLYVDVSNLLNNKVSLLSRGYAFRRNNVDAGNFTEWADTKNYLASLRLPEYASAEFDNLRAQNPGYYIAGEDKVGDLRSEAKPYINDPDYSYFIYGRPRDIWFGMKVDF
- a CDS encoding glycoside hydrolase family 28 protein, which encodes MKKYSFLPTIALLIAAAFVSCTAATLQPDEWAKVDEIKKNIIPPVFPEKDFPVTDFGASGDGKTDCTEAFAKAITACSDAGGGRVVVPAGIYLTGAIHLKSNVNLHVQKGAVIQFSTDPQKYLPLVFTRWEGVECMNYSPLIYAYEQENIAITGEGLLDGQGANENWWSWKGNKVDGWKEGMPRQKEGRDKLFSMAENNIPPEERIMGEGYYLRPSFVQPYKCKNILIEGVTFKNSPMWFLNPVLSSNITIRGLRIEGLGPNNDGCNPESSKDVLIQNCYFDTGDDCIAIKSGRNNDGRRVNVPSENIIIEGCEMKEGHGGVVIGSEISGGVRNVFAQNCLMDSPNLERALRIKTNSVRGGVIENIYMRNVQVGQVSDAVILVDFQYEEGDAGNFTPTVRNIFVKNLSSEKSKYALRMRGYERAPITGLVLENCVFENAEKKNIIEFVQNPVFRRVVVNGELMPETK